A genomic window from Silene latifolia isolate original U9 population chromosome Y, ASM4854445v1, whole genome shotgun sequence includes:
- the LOC141631798 gene encoding uncharacterized protein LOC141631798, translated as MRGPNLSNDDRHRIGCYLFENSKDDKPIRGSMNILAAKYQLDRKTIFEVWRVAKRQREDGDSLKLNSKIKGKKGRETLEVLVDRILATPMGERGSLHAFGEAIGVSATTIWNWVKQGKLRSHTSALHSSLTDGNKFNRLIFSLSKLSYDRISNSLNFKDMGNIVHIDNKWFSISQDGAKYFLLSEEVDPYRHC; from the coding sequence ATGCGTGGTCCAAATCTATCAAACGATGATAGACATAGAATAGGATGCTATTTATTCGAGAATAGCAAGGATGACAAGCCAATAAGAGGTTCAATGAACATCCTTGCAGCAAAATACCAATTAGACAGGAAAACAATCTTTGAAGTTTGGAGGGTTGCTAAACGTCAAAGAGAAGATGGTGACTCTTTGAAGTTAAATtccaaaattaaaggtaaaaaaggGAGGGAAACACttgaagtcctagtagacagaatATTAGCTACACCTATGGGAGAAAGGGGATCACTGCATGCATTTGGTGAAGCAATTGGTGTCTCAGCTACAACAATTTGGAATTGGGTTAAACAAGGTAAACTTAGAAGCCATACATCAGCATTGCACTCAAGTCTAACTGATGGGAACAAATTTAACAGGTTGATATTTTCACTTTCAAAGTTAAGTTATGATAGGATATCAAACTCTTTGAATTTTAAGGACATGGGAAATATAGTCCATATTGATAATAAATGGTTCTCTATCTCACAAGATGGAGCAAAGTATTTTCTATTAAGTGAAGAAGTTGATCCTTATAGGCACTGTTAA